In Penicillium oxalicum strain HP7-1 chromosome I, whole genome shotgun sequence, a single window of DNA contains:
- a CDS encoding putative exo-1,4-beta-xylosidase bxlB, with the protein MAASKSSQHSFMLALASMAMLTGVYARGEAATSYEASTKYLGCYSDPKVTILTSAKLSTIAMTPQFCADWCGQRGFSHSGIEFGTQCFCGAEPDLSDATRTDDGDCNTPCPLEPSSSCGATYVMSLYQIVNPQGGSPDTRFVPACQRRPLSSHPVCNTALSIPERVKSLVNSLTQEEKILNLMDAAAGSERLGLSSYEWWSEATHGVGSAPGVQFTRAPANFSSATSFPAPILTAASFDDALFRDIGEVTGKEGRAFANNGFSGFDFWAPNINAFRDPRWGRGQETSGEDVLVAQNYVRGFVQGLQGDDPKEKQVIATCKHFAVYDIETDRYGNNFNPTQQELGEYFLPPFKTCARDSGVGSVMCAYNAVFGVPACASEYLLGDVLRDHWNFTADYNYVVSDCTAVTEIWQSHNFTNSAEEAASVALNSGVDLECGSSYLKLNESLASNHTSIETLDRSLQRLYSALFTVGFFDGGKYTDLDYADVSTPSAQILAYAAAVEGMTLLKNDGLLPLGTKHHFKTVAVIGPYGNATTQMQGDYSGMAPHIVSPLEAFQSASQWEVNYAQGTTITNETNTGFDEALRAAEKSDLIVFLGGIDNSLENEGLDRKSLAWPQNQMDLMTELAKTKKPMIVVQFGGGQVDDSALLQNDHVNAIVWAGYPSQSGGTALLDILQGKVSIAGRLPVTQYPASYADQVSLWDLSLRPNANTSYPGRTYKWYTGEPVLPFGYGLHYTKFEYKWEEGLHKQYNIQELVGSCKRKSGGSINDVTPFASVKVRVRNVGHEDSDYVSLLFLSSPDAGPAPHPSKTLVAYSRLHGIKKNHAQTTTLNLNLGSLARADEKGSLVIYPGHYKLVLDVDESLALEFSLHGDPEVIETLPEPQEQYDYTVPVHIQPPSTGPL; encoded by the exons ATGGCAGCTTCCAAGTCGTCTCAGCATAGCTTCATGTTGGCCCTGGCATCAATGGCAATGCTTACCGGCGTTTACGCAAGAGGTGAAGCTGCCACCAGCTATGAAGCTTCCACAAAGTACCTAGGGTGCTATTCTGACCCGAAGGTCACGATTCTTACCTCGGCCAAGCTGTCCACAATCGCTATGACGCCGCAGTTCTGCGCCGACTGGTGCGGCCAGCGAGGATTCTCACACAGCGGGATCGAATTTGGGAC GCAATGCTTCTGTGGTGCAGAACCTGACTTGAGTGATGCCACTCGAACAGATGACGGCGATTGCAACACGCCCTGCCCCTTGGAACCGTCCAGTTCGTGCGGCGCAACCTACGT TATGTCGTTATATCAAATTGTAAATCCCCAAGGAGGGAGCCCCGACACGCGCTTCGTGCCTGCCTGCCAACGGCGACCTTTGAGCAGCCACCCAGTGTGCAATACTGCCCTTAGTATTCCCGAGAGAGTGAAGTCTCTGGTTAATTCACTGACCCAGGAAGAAAAAATCTTGAACTTGATGGATGCTGCAGCGGGATCAGAACGTCTGGGCTTGTCATCGTATGAATGGTGGAGCGAGGCAACTCACGGTGTTGGGTCTGCACCTGGCGTGCAATTTACACGTGCCCCCGCCAATTTCAGTTCGGCCACGAGCTTCCCTGCCCCGATTCTCACGGCGGCTTCCTTTGACGATGCGCTGTTTCGCGATATCGGCGAAGTTACCGGAAAAGAGGGACGAGCTTTTGCCAACAACGGCTTCTCCGGGTTCGACTTCTGGGCTCCCAACATTAACGCCTTCAGGGACCCCCGCTGGGGAAGAGGTCAGGAAACGTCCGGCGAGGATGTGCTGGTGGCCCAAAACTACGTTCGCGGGTTCGTCCAGGGGCTTCAGGGTGATGACCCTAAGGAGAAGCAAGTGATCGCCACATGCAAACATTTTGCGGTCTATGACATCGAGACTGATCGATATGGCAACAATTTCAACCCCACACAACAAGAACTCGGAGAATACTTTTTGCCACCATTCAAGACATGTGCTCGAGATAGCGGCGTGGGGAGTGTGATGTGCGCCTATAATGCCGTGTTTGGTGTCCCCGCCTGTGCAAGCGAATATCTGCTCGGCGATGTCCTGAGAGATCACTGGAATTTCACGGCCGATTACAACTATGTCGTGTCGGATTGCACTGCGGTAACGGAAATTTGGCAGAGCCATAACTTTACCAATTCTGCTGAGGAGGCGGCCTCGGTCGCTCTCAACTCCGGGGTGGACTTGGAATGTGGAAGCTCATACCTGAAACTGAATGAATCGCTGGCCTCCAACCACACATCTATCGAGACTTTGGACCGATCCTTGCAAAGGCTGTACTCGGCCCTTTTCACGGTTGGTTTCTTCGATGGAGGAAAGTACACGGACCTTGACTACGCGGATGTTTCCACCCCAAGTGCGCAAATCTTGGCCTATGCCGCCGCGGTGGAAGGAATGACATTGCTCAAAAATGACGGTCTGCTTCCTCTTGGTACAAAGCACCATTTCAAGACTGTCGCTGTCATTGGACCTTATGGCAATGCCACGACACAGATGCAAGGAGATTACTCGGGCATGGCTCCTCACATTGTGAGTCCTCTAGAGGCGTTTCAGAGCGCAAGTCAGTGGGAAGTCAATTACGCGCAAGGCACCACTATCACCAACGAGACGAATACTGGATTCGATGAGGCCCTGCGCGCGGCGGAAAAGAGCGATTTGATCGTATTTCTCGGAGGCATCGACAATTCTCTCGAGAATGAGGGTCTTGATCGCAAATCTCTCGCTTGGCCCCAGAATCAAATGGACCTCATGACAGAGCTggcaaagaccaagaagcCAATGATCGTGGTCCAGTTCGGTGGGGGTCAAGTCGACGACAGCGCGCTTCTTCAAAACGATCATGTGAATGCGATCGTTTGGGCGGGATATCCCAGTCAAAGCGGTGGCACTGCTCTTCTGGATATTCTTCAGGGTAAAGTGTCGATTGCGGGTCGCCTACCTGTCACCCAGTATCCAGCCAGCTATGCGGATCAAGTCAGTCTTTGGGATCTCAGTCTTCGGCCCAACGCGAATACTTCATATCCAGGACGGACATATAAATGGTACACTGGCGAGCCGGTTCTTCCATTTGGCTATGGACTGCACTACACCAAATTCGAATATAAGTGGGAAGAGGGCCTGCACAAGCAATACAATATTCAAGAGCTTGTTGGATCATGCAAAAGAAAGTCGGGTGGCTCTATTAATGATGTTACGCCCTTTGCTTCTGTCAAAGTACGCGTTCGAAACGTGGGTCACGAGGATTCTGACTATGTCAGCCTGCTTTTCCTCTCGAGTCCCGATGCAGGACCCGCCCCTCATCCCTCCAAGACACTGGTCGCCTACTCTCGCCTTCATGGCATCAAAAAGAACCATGCGCAGACTACCACCCTGAATTTGAACCTGGGCTCTCTGGCCAGAGCTGATGAGAAAGGAAGTCTAGTGATCTATCCGGGCCATTACAAGCTTGTCCTGGACGTCGATGAGAGTCTTGCGCTTGAATTCTCATTGCACGGAGACCCAGAAGTGATTGAGACTCTTCCTGAGCCGCAGGAGCAGTATGACTACACGGTCCCGGTTCATATTCAGCCGCCAAGCACCGGGCCACTGTGA